One part of the Corallococcus caeni genome encodes these proteins:
- the gltE gene encoding adventurous gliding motility TPR repeat lipoprotein GltE — translation MHPFRPLLLATLALTAVGCSTTQTAAPSPVAKPVAAPTGPVSISNRAMLLFDDAVKSFDAQKKAKAFDYPSLDRKFRAALEADQNLAEAEYNLGVIAERMGKPDEAKARYAAALTKKPSLRQASDNLAIMKQNGGDVAGAVALYQDVLTRYPDDAGSRARLAEIYRQNNDHDKAMELSRAALMRDPMNTNALKVMIRSYLDRKQLAMAKLVALRAVKLDGTDPELHQAVGLILLKEGDREGARLQFKSALEAKADYVPAHVELAQLALNAEDFPGAEEHLRRILQADGKNAAAHVDLGIALKGQGQYDKAMQEYDEAEKLNPDLGATYLNRGIILHKVKDAPERAVELYKKYVALAGGEVALHAEAPVFGLMREAESIVQAKREAKAAEDQAKQMEALQAQQQAAMKAEEAKQKGTPPPPGAATPASGTSTAPQATPANATGAQPPAATPAAGKQAAPAQKNAAPADSEEPTDDLL, via the coding sequence ATGCACCCGTTCCGCCCCCTCCTGCTGGCCACGCTGGCGCTGACCGCTGTCGGCTGCTCCACGACGCAGACGGCGGCCCCGTCGCCCGTCGCCAAGCCCGTCGCCGCCCCCACGGGCCCGGTGTCCATCTCCAACCGCGCCATGCTGCTGTTCGATGACGCGGTGAAGTCCTTCGACGCGCAGAAGAAGGCCAAGGCCTTCGACTACCCGTCGCTGGACCGCAAGTTCAGGGCCGCCCTGGAGGCGGACCAGAACCTGGCGGAGGCCGAGTACAACCTGGGCGTCATCGCCGAGCGCATGGGCAAGCCCGACGAGGCGAAGGCCCGCTACGCGGCGGCCCTCACCAAGAAGCCGTCCCTGCGGCAGGCGTCCGACAACCTGGCCATCATGAAGCAGAACGGTGGCGACGTGGCCGGCGCGGTGGCGCTCTACCAGGACGTGCTCACGCGCTACCCGGATGACGCGGGCTCGCGCGCGCGGCTCGCGGAGATCTACCGGCAGAACAACGACCACGACAAGGCGATGGAGCTGTCTCGTGCCGCGCTCATGCGCGACCCGATGAACACCAACGCCCTCAAGGTGATGATCCGCAGCTACCTGGACCGCAAGCAGCTGGCCATGGCGAAGCTCGTCGCGCTGCGCGCGGTGAAGCTGGACGGCACGGACCCTGAGCTGCACCAGGCCGTGGGCCTCATCCTCCTCAAGGAGGGCGACAGGGAGGGCGCGCGCCTGCAGTTCAAGAGCGCCCTGGAGGCGAAGGCGGACTACGTGCCGGCGCACGTGGAGCTGGCCCAGCTGGCGCTCAACGCGGAGGACTTCCCCGGCGCGGAGGAGCACCTGCGCCGCATCCTGCAGGCCGACGGCAAGAACGCCGCCGCGCACGTGGACCTGGGCATCGCGCTCAAGGGCCAGGGCCAGTACGACAAGGCCATGCAGGAGTACGACGAGGCGGAGAAGCTCAACCCCGACCTGGGCGCCACGTACCTCAACCGCGGCATCATCCTGCACAAGGTGAAGGACGCCCCCGAGCGCGCGGTGGAGCTCTACAAGAAGTACGTCGCCCTGGCGGGCGGCGAGGTCGCGCTCCATGCCGAAGCCCCCGTCTTCGGCCTCATGCGCGAGGCGGAGAGCATCGTGCAGGCCAAGCGCGAGGCGAAGGCCGCGGAGGACCAGGCCAAGCAGATGGAGGCCCTCCAGGCCCAGCAGCAGGCCGCGATGAAGGCGGAGGAGGCCAAGCAGAAGGGCACCCCCCCGCCGCCGGGCGCCGCGACGCCCGCGTCCGGCACCAGCACCGCCCCGCAGGCCACGCCGGCCAACGCGACGGGCGCGCAGCCGCCGGCCGCCACCCCCGCCGCGGGGAAGCAGGCGGCGCCTGCCCAGAAGAATGCAGCTCCGGCGGACTCTGAAGAGCCCACTGACGACCTGCTGTGA
- the cglF gene encoding adventurous gliding motility protein CglF — protein sequence MRKWLMLCVTLSVAPAFAQDEGGKAQGEGGGARMQKTTNIDFEDDTIEGDLTKPDGEYVEARKTVKHSNLIRIREDFEDKVMQSVGEL from the coding sequence ATGCGGAAGTGGCTGATGCTGTGCGTGACGCTGTCGGTGGCCCCGGCCTTCGCCCAGGACGAGGGCGGCAAGGCGCAGGGTGAGGGTGGCGGCGCCAGGATGCAGAAGACGACCAACATCGACTTCGAGGACGACACCATTGAAGGTGACCTCACGAAGCCGGATGGCGAGTACGTCGAGGCGCGCAAGACCGTGAAGCACTCCAACCTCATCCGCATCCGCGAAGACTTCGAGGACAAGGTGATGCAGTCCGTGGGCGAGCTGTAA
- the gltG gene encoding adventurous gliding motility protein GltG, producing the protein MAVPLTLKVFKGDTLVASKDYERDIIKIGRLSSAHLCLEDDKVSRIHSVIEVAADGSMSIIDMGSVEGTYVNGKRVNKGQVSFGDEVRVGGTTIRLENPAAVAAVNLAAAVAQADAPTDKNPTIAPVAPAAAIAQAVAAPVPVAAPVAPPAPAPAAALDASVAPTQKNAVAPARAPKAAVAVEDDAHEAQDAAPRVRTVKKTKSSGPQGVSLRLLWGDQRVGEFFVPPGAKKGFTVGSAKGVDFVMGDAKLGAPSFEALRTDGQSFTVRFARKMKGELTRKGETLDLEAVMESGKASQDGDAYGLTLEADDFVWVDLGGLTLEAQFQPVPKRVVVPMSESIDYTALNIFLVMFFIATGFVIHSMNQSGEGDEYADELAGNDARIAKLIIKPPETQKNKFLEKLNQQKEKKSGEMAQKQRGDEGQMGKKDAPKANNRTAPKGDPNKKDEARALTAKIFGGGKGGISTIFGKSGLGGELKSAMGNMFGAKAGDAGGFGGMGLRGSGGGGGGTGDSIGIGGIGTKGRGGGSGSYGTGVGTLGGKQSVDVGITSSDPEVMGSLDKELIRQVIQRNRGQIRYCYESLLNRFPKLGGKVSVKFVISATGSVATSNVAQSTAGNSDLETCVAGRVRTWKFPEPKGGGSVIVTYPFIFKQAGD; encoded by the coding sequence ATGGCCGTACCCCTGACACTCAAGGTCTTCAAGGGCGACACGTTGGTCGCCTCCAAGGACTACGAGCGCGACATCATCAAGATTGGCCGTCTGTCCTCCGCGCACCTGTGCCTGGAAGACGACAAGGTCAGCCGTATCCACTCCGTCATCGAAGTGGCCGCCGACGGCTCCATGTCCATCATCGACATGGGCAGCGTCGAAGGCACCTACGTCAACGGCAAGCGCGTCAACAAGGGGCAGGTCTCCTTCGGTGACGAGGTCCGCGTGGGTGGCACCACCATCCGCCTGGAGAACCCGGCCGCCGTCGCCGCGGTGAACCTGGCCGCCGCCGTCGCGCAGGCGGACGCGCCCACGGACAAGAACCCCACCATCGCGCCGGTGGCCCCCGCCGCCGCCATCGCGCAGGCCGTGGCCGCGCCCGTTCCGGTGGCCGCGCCTGTCGCGCCGCCGGCGCCCGCGCCCGCCGCCGCGCTGGACGCGTCCGTCGCGCCCACGCAGAAGAACGCCGTGGCGCCCGCCCGGGCCCCCAAGGCCGCCGTGGCCGTGGAGGACGACGCGCACGAGGCGCAGGACGCCGCGCCGCGCGTGCGCACCGTGAAGAAGACGAAGTCCAGCGGCCCGCAGGGCGTGTCGCTGCGCCTGCTCTGGGGCGACCAGCGCGTGGGCGAGTTCTTCGTGCCCCCCGGCGCGAAGAAGGGCTTCACGGTCGGCAGCGCCAAGGGCGTGGACTTCGTGATGGGCGACGCCAAGCTGGGCGCCCCCTCGTTCGAGGCGCTGCGCACCGACGGCCAGTCCTTCACCGTGCGCTTCGCGCGCAAGATGAAGGGCGAGTTGACCCGCAAGGGCGAGACGCTGGACCTGGAAGCCGTGATGGAGTCCGGCAAGGCCTCCCAGGACGGCGACGCCTACGGCCTCACGCTGGAAGCGGACGACTTCGTCTGGGTGGACCTGGGCGGCCTCACGCTGGAGGCGCAGTTCCAGCCGGTGCCCAAGCGCGTCGTCGTGCCCATGAGCGAGAGCATCGACTACACGGCGCTCAACATCTTCCTGGTGATGTTCTTCATCGCCACCGGGTTCGTCATCCACTCCATGAACCAGAGTGGGGAAGGGGACGAATACGCGGATGAGCTCGCGGGCAACGACGCGCGCATCGCGAAGCTGATCATCAAGCCTCCGGAGACCCAGAAGAACAAGTTCCTGGAGAAGCTCAACCAGCAGAAGGAGAAGAAGTCGGGCGAGATGGCCCAGAAGCAGCGCGGCGACGAGGGCCAGATGGGCAAGAAGGACGCGCCCAAGGCCAACAACCGCACCGCGCCCAAGGGCGACCCGAACAAGAAGGACGAGGCGCGCGCCCTCACCGCGAAGATCTTCGGCGGCGGCAAGGGCGGCATCTCCACCATCTTCGGCAAGTCGGGCCTGGGCGGCGAGCTCAAGAGCGCCATGGGCAACATGTTCGGCGCCAAGGCGGGCGACGCGGGTGGCTTCGGCGGCATGGGCCTGCGCGGCAGCGGCGGCGGCGGCGGTGGCACCGGTGACAGCATCGGCATCGGCGGCATCGGCACCAAGGGCCGTGGCGGCGGCAGCGGCAGCTACGGCACCGGCGTGGGCACGCTCGGCGGCAAGCAGAGCGTGGACGTGGGCATCACCTCGTCGGATCCGGAGGTCATGGGCTCGCTGGACAAGGAACTCATCCGCCAGGTCATCCAGCGCAACCGCGGGCAGATCCGCTACTGCTACGAGAGCCTGCTCAACCGCTTCCCCAAGCTGGGCGGCAAGGTGTCCGTGAAGTTCGTCATCAGCGCCACCGGCTCGGTGGCCACGTCCAACGTCGCGCAGTCCACGGCGGGCAACTCGGACCTGGAGACCTGCGTGGCCGGCCGCGTGCGCACCTGGAAGTTCCCGGAGCCGAAGGGTGGAGGCTCCGTGATCGTCACCTACCCGTTCATCTTCAAGCAGGCCGGTGACTGA
- the cglE gene encoding adventurous gliding motility protein CglE, with the protein MQKVLAPLALSAALLLPAMAGAQDTPSAGSNAMKDRPAVTFNEVERGVYFGVYGGPSWITNPPADSGPRPFSSGQMAQVELGVDLGERLSLGVFFMGSANRAGAEYVGYSQGAASGDFTMLVPGAVLRARLVGFADSQEVKRTWIYARAGVGYAMFSPKKLLPDSDILVFAGPGVEYYTRLRHFSVGLEVVGNYLASKGAFGFAVAPNIRYAF; encoded by the coding sequence ATGCAGAAAGTCCTTGCTCCTCTTGCCCTGAGCGCCGCCCTTCTTCTTCCCGCGATGGCGGGCGCCCAGGACACCCCCAGCGCCGGCTCCAACGCGATGAAGGACCGGCCCGCGGTGACCTTCAACGAGGTCGAGCGCGGTGTGTACTTCGGCGTGTACGGCGGTCCGTCGTGGATCACCAACCCGCCCGCGGACTCCGGCCCGCGGCCCTTCTCCTCCGGGCAGATGGCCCAGGTGGAGCTGGGCGTGGACCTGGGCGAGCGCCTGTCCCTGGGCGTCTTCTTCATGGGCTCCGCCAACCGCGCGGGCGCCGAATACGTCGGCTACTCGCAGGGCGCCGCGTCCGGTGACTTCACCATGCTGGTGCCGGGCGCCGTGCTGCGCGCCCGCCTGGTGGGCTTCGCCGACAGCCAGGAGGTCAAGCGGACGTGGATCTACGCCCGCGCCGGCGTGGGCTACGCGATGTTCTCTCCCAAGAAGCTCCTCCCGGATTCCGACATTCTTGTGTTTGCCGGGCCCGGAGTGGAGTACTACACGCGGCTGCGCCACTTCTCGGTGGGGCTGGAGGTCGTGGGGAACTACCTCGCCTCCAAGGGCGCCTTCGGGTTCGCGGTGGCGCCCAACATTCGCTACGCGTTCTAG
- a CDS encoding tetratricopeptide repeat protein, whose protein sequence is MGPGQRVIAELSVLEKALSKNDFAAEKGPLEAIVRSLRPMNLKSLDDLDLNTRGRLITTLLRVQRQPKPALPEAGAEGAAPEAAASTEAAPSEAPAAEGAAEGATPAEGGTPAEAAPAAPAVDPAKEKHAAWVDVMALVGRVWRAAGDADRSQAAFALSGREPSPEPAAPAREERAERPPRGDRPERGERPPRGDRPPRGERPERGAAGERRERPPRAERPERGERPARGERPERAPMPELTGDWKEQATQLEGMGRTRDAARLHERNNNFADATRLFEAGGDLKSALRTALSGQDNDAARRLVGTLPAEQIGPTLEKAGAYELLMEHYVAKADFENVARLYERARQFDQAALAYERANKLTLARKAYERARDLASANRIRGMEVKALVERGDRLGAATLLVAVGQRREAVEVLSPLPPPKAFHFMQRLTLEDEAKELAQRELARAEQEQKPAGRARWLELLGDTAAAAETWTQAGRKDKALPLYEKLGGEHLPRAAQLAEELQQRDKAIALYTQLNDSAGVERAKALPEAPATPPPGSAPDAGDDADSTASSTENASSAGEQESQ, encoded by the coding sequence GTGGGGCCTGGCCAGCGCGTCATCGCCGAGCTGAGCGTCCTGGAAAAGGCGCTCTCCAAGAACGACTTCGCGGCGGAGAAGGGTCCGCTGGAGGCCATCGTCCGCTCGCTGCGGCCCATGAACCTCAAGTCGCTCGACGACCTGGATCTCAACACGCGTGGCCGTCTCATCACCACGCTCCTGCGCGTGCAGCGTCAGCCGAAGCCGGCCCTGCCGGAAGCGGGCGCGGAAGGCGCGGCGCCGGAAGCCGCCGCCTCCACGGAAGCCGCTCCCTCCGAGGCTCCGGCCGCGGAAGGCGCGGCCGAGGGTGCCACGCCGGCCGAAGGGGGCACGCCCGCCGAGGCGGCTCCCGCGGCTCCGGCCGTGGATCCCGCCAAGGAGAAGCACGCCGCCTGGGTGGACGTGATGGCGCTGGTGGGCCGGGTCTGGCGGGCCGCGGGTGACGCGGACCGTTCCCAGGCGGCCTTCGCGCTGAGCGGCCGCGAGCCGTCGCCGGAGCCCGCGGCCCCGGCCCGCGAGGAGCGCGCCGAGCGTCCTCCGCGCGGTGACCGTCCGGAGCGTGGCGAGCGTCCGCCTCGCGGTGACCGTCCTCCGCGCGGCGAGCGTCCGGAGCGTGGCGCGGCGGGTGAGCGGCGCGAGCGTCCGCCCCGGGCCGAGCGCCCCGAGCGTGGCGAGCGTCCTGCCCGCGGTGAGCGCCCCGAGCGCGCGCCGATGCCGGAGCTGACGGGCGACTGGAAGGAGCAGGCGACCCAGCTGGAAGGCATGGGCCGCACGCGCGACGCCGCGCGCCTGCACGAGCGCAACAACAACTTCGCGGACGCCACCCGCCTGTTCGAGGCAGGCGGTGACCTGAAGAGCGCGCTGCGCACGGCGCTGTCCGGCCAGGACAACGACGCGGCCCGCCGCCTCGTGGGCACGCTGCCCGCGGAGCAGATTGGCCCCACGCTGGAGAAGGCCGGCGCGTACGAGCTGCTCATGGAGCACTACGTCGCCAAGGCTGACTTCGAGAACGTCGCCCGCCTGTACGAGCGCGCGCGGCAGTTCGACCAGGCGGCCCTCGCGTACGAGCGCGCGAACAAGCTGACCCTGGCGCGCAAGGCGTACGAGCGCGCCCGGGACCTGGCCAGCGCCAACCGCATCCGGGGCATGGAGGTGAAGGCCCTGGTGGAGCGTGGCGACCGGCTGGGCGCGGCGACCCTGCTGGTGGCCGTGGGCCAGCGGCGCGAGGCGGTGGAGGTGCTGAGCCCCCTGCCTCCTCCGAAGGCGTTCCACTTCATGCAGCGGCTCACCCTGGAGGACGAGGCCAAGGAGCTCGCGCAGCGCGAGCTGGCCCGCGCCGAACAGGAGCAGAAGCCCGCCGGCCGCGCCCGGTGGCTGGAGCTGCTGGGTGACACGGCCGCCGCCGCGGAGACGTGGACGCAGGCGGGCCGCAAGGACAAGGCGCTGCCCCTCTACGAGAAGCTCGGTGGGGAGCACCTGCCCCGCGCCGCGCAGCTCGCGGAGGAGCTGCAGCAGCGTGACAAGGCCATCGCCCTGTACACGCAGCTCAACGACAGCGCGGGTGTGGAGCGTGCGAAGGCCCTCCCCGAGGCCCCCGCCACGCCTCCTCCCGGCAGCGCGCCGGACGCCGGTGACGACGCGGACTCCACGGCATCGTCGACGGAAAATGCTTCCTCGGCTGGCGAGCAAGAAAGCCAATAA